Proteins encoded by one window of Phenylobacterium soli:
- the coxB gene encoding cytochrome c oxidase subunit II, with product MRRWGKTLAAAGLASCLAGCRGVQTMLDPAADQSRHIDLIWRTMLGVCGVMYLLVLAFLAWALWRARQRRAEPDTPAVGETAADDLLSRGLTGWIALIVAGLVLLTTVSFLVDRSLAEVGPDPLRIKVTANQWWWQVDYRGQGPSENFTTANVLHLPVNRPAVIELQANDVIHSFWVPNLSGKTDLIPGRTNYMAITPRRVGSFRGQCAEFCGFEHAKMAFDVQVDDPKTFEAWRQRQVASAVDPKDFEAIEGKQVFTSKACVMCHRIQGTDAGGTVGPDLTHLMSRAHIAAGTRPNTRGDLQAWIADPQGVKPGTSMPRVALSSDELNAVVSYLETLK from the coding sequence ATGAGGCGCTGGGGGAAAACCCTCGCGGCCGCGGGCCTGGCAAGCTGCCTCGCCGGCTGCCGCGGCGTCCAGACGATGCTCGATCCGGCCGCCGACCAGTCGCGGCACATCGACCTGATTTGGCGCACCATGCTCGGCGTCTGCGGGGTGATGTACCTGCTGGTGCTGGCCTTCCTCGCCTGGGCCCTGTGGCGGGCCCGCCAGCGGCGCGCCGAGCCGGACACCCCGGCCGTGGGCGAGACGGCGGCCGACGACCTGCTGTCCCGCGGCCTGACCGGATGGATCGCCCTGATCGTCGCCGGGCTGGTGCTGCTCACCACCGTGAGCTTCCTGGTCGACCGCAGCCTGGCCGAGGTCGGGCCCGACCCGCTGCGCATCAAGGTGACGGCGAACCAGTGGTGGTGGCAGGTGGACTACCGCGGGCAAGGCCCGTCCGAAAACTTCACCACCGCCAACGTGCTGCACCTGCCGGTGAACCGGCCGGCCGTCATCGAGCTGCAGGCGAACGACGTCATCCACTCCTTCTGGGTGCCCAACCTGTCCGGCAAGACCGACCTGATCCCGGGGCGCACCAATTACATGGCGATCACGCCGCGCCGCGTCGGCTCTTTCCGCGGCCAGTGCGCCGAGTTCTGCGGCTTCGAACACGCCAAGATGGCCTTCGACGTGCAGGTCGACGATCCCAAGACCTTCGAGGCCTGGCGCCAGCGGCAGGTGGCCTCGGCGGTTGACCCGAAGGACTTCGAGGCCATCGAGGGCAAGCAGGTCTTCACCTCCAAGGCCTGCGTCATGTGCCATCGCATCCAGGGGACCGACGCCGGCGGGACGGTCGGCCCCGACCTGACTCACCTGATGAGCCGCGCCCACATCGCGGCGGGCACGCGGCCGAACACGCGCGGCGACCTGCAGGCCTGGATCGCCGATCCGCAAGGGGTGAAGCCGGGCACGAGTATGCCGCGGGTGGCGCTGTCGTCCGACGAGCTGAACGCGGTGGTGAGCTATCTGGAGACGCTGAAATGA
- the ctaD gene encoding cytochrome c oxidase subunit I, whose translation MSAAETSAAPAAETERLARTWATPPGLWGWLTTVDPKEIGKRYIVTAIGFFVLAGLLAAVMRAQLARPESGLISPDRYNQIFTMHGTTMMFLFAVPIMEAMGLYLVPLMVGSRSMAFPRLNAFSYWMYLAGGLFLWIGFVMNVGPDVGWFAYVPLSGPEYGAGKRADFWAQMITFTEVSGMAAAASTATTIFKMRAPGMTLARMPLFVWAQLVTAFMIMLAMPAVMLASSFLISDRLIGTHFYNYAEGGSTLLYQHLFWFFGHPEVYIIFLPGLGMVSEITQTFCRRSVFGYPAIVLSLLATGFLAFGLWVHHMFATGLPHMGDSFYTAASMTIALPSGVQIFCWLATMWDGKPRLATPMLFVVGFIITFVMGGLSGVMLASVPLDTQVHDTYFVVAHFHYVLIGGAVFPLLGGLYYWFPKAIGRMPNERAGKLSFWLIFLGFHTAFFPMHILGLWGMPRRVWTYPQDMGWGGLNLLSTLGAYVLATGVLVYLVNFAMAYRRGRIAGPNPWGGGGLEWATASPPPSYNLPRPPVVEGREPLWMSPGGPATLQGLSVEHREVLLTGLVDAEPDVRHGSPEPSIWPFITTLSVSVLFVGSVFDEWWLVWGSIPFALCILGWFWPKKGHSKRIGAAEKNIPGALA comes from the coding sequence ATGAGCGCGGCCGAGACCAGCGCCGCACCCGCCGCCGAGACCGAGCGGCTGGCTCGCACCTGGGCGACGCCGCCGGGCCTCTGGGGCTGGCTGACCACCGTCGATCCCAAGGAGATCGGCAAGCGCTACATCGTCACCGCCATCGGTTTCTTTGTGCTCGCCGGCCTGCTGGCGGCGGTGATGCGCGCCCAGCTGGCGCGGCCGGAGAGCGGCCTGATCAGCCCCGACCGCTACAACCAGATCTTCACCATGCACGGCACGACGATGATGTTCCTGTTCGCCGTGCCGATCATGGAGGCCATGGGCCTCTACCTGGTGCCGCTGATGGTCGGCTCGCGATCCATGGCGTTCCCGCGGCTCAACGCCTTCAGCTACTGGATGTACCTGGCGGGCGGCCTCTTCCTCTGGATCGGCTTCGTCATGAACGTCGGGCCCGACGTGGGCTGGTTCGCCTACGTGCCGCTCTCCGGGCCGGAGTATGGGGCGGGCAAGCGCGCCGACTTCTGGGCCCAGATGATCACCTTCACCGAGGTCTCGGGCATGGCCGCCGCCGCCTCGACGGCCACCACCATCTTCAAGATGCGCGCGCCTGGCATGACGCTCGCCCGCATGCCGCTGTTCGTCTGGGCGCAGCTCGTCACCGCCTTCATGATCATGCTGGCCATGCCGGCGGTCATGCTGGCCTCGAGCTTCCTGATCTCGGACCGGCTGATCGGCACCCACTTCTACAACTACGCCGAGGGCGGCTCGACCCTGCTCTACCAGCACCTCTTCTGGTTCTTCGGCCACCCGGAGGTATACATCATCTTCCTGCCGGGCCTGGGCATGGTCAGCGAGATCACCCAGACCTTCTGCCGGCGTTCGGTGTTCGGCTATCCGGCCATCGTCCTGTCGCTGCTCGCCACCGGCTTCCTCGCCTTCGGCCTGTGGGTCCACCACATGTTCGCGACGGGCCTGCCGCACATGGGCGACAGCTTCTACACCGCCGCCTCGATGACCATCGCCCTGCCCTCGGGCGTGCAGATCTTCTGCTGGCTGGCGACCATGTGGGACGGCAAGCCGCGACTGGCGACGCCGATGCTGTTCGTCGTCGGCTTCATCATCACCTTCGTGATGGGCGGACTGTCCGGCGTGATGCTGGCCTCGGTGCCCTTGGACACCCAGGTGCACGACACCTACTTCGTCGTCGCCCACTTCCACTATGTGCTGATCGGCGGCGCGGTCTTCCCGCTGCTCGGCGGCCTCTACTACTGGTTCCCGAAGGCGATCGGACGGATGCCGAACGAACGCGCCGGCAAGCTCAGCTTCTGGCTCATCTTCCTCGGCTTCCACACGGCCTTCTTCCCCATGCACATCCTCGGGCTCTGGGGCATGCCGCGGCGGGTCTGGACCTATCCGCAGGACATGGGCTGGGGCGGGCTCAACCTGCTCTCCACGCTCGGCGCCTATGTGCTGGCCACAGGCGTCCTGGTCTACCTCGTGAACTTCGCAATGGCTTACCGGCGCGGACGGATCGCGGGACCCAATCCCTGGGGCGGCGGCGGACTGGAGTGGGCCACTGCCTCGCCGCCGCCGTCGTACAATCTCCCGCGCCCGCCGGTGGTGGAAGGGCGCGAGCCGCTGTGGATGTCCCCGGGCGGGCCGGCGACGCTTCAGGGGCTCAGCGTCGAACACCGCGAGGTGCTGCTGACTGGCCTCGTCGACGCCGAGCCCGACGTGCGCCACGGCTCGCCCGAGCCCAGCATCTGGCCGTTCATCACCACCCTCTCGGTGTCCGTGCTGTTCGTCGGCTCGGTCTTCGACGAATGGTGGCTGGTCTGGGGTTCGATCCCCTTCGCCCTCTGCATCCTCGGCTGGTTCTGGCCCAAGAAGGGCCATTCGAAGCGCATCGGCGCAGCCGAGAAGAACATCCCCGGAGCCCTCGCATGA
- a CDS encoding cytochrome c oxidase subunit 3, translating into MKAPRGLDLSTLPASGFRSHSLWYWAGCAFMLMESAGFALGCAAYVYLMNANSQWPLATSAPDLFWGTAQTVLLLVSLYPTILLSRASRRLDRAATRKLAVIVAILNAICLVIRAFEFPHLNTRWDQDAYGSVTWALMLLHTVHLITDFVDTGFLTVFLFTHPVSSERLSDVDDDAVYWSFVVATWLPIYLLVYWAPRWAP; encoded by the coding sequence ATGAAGGCGCCGCGGGGACTGGACCTCTCGACGCTGCCGGCCTCCGGCTTCCGGAGCCACAGCCTCTGGTACTGGGCCGGGTGCGCCTTCATGCTGATGGAGAGCGCCGGCTTCGCCCTGGGCTGCGCGGCCTACGTCTATCTGATGAACGCCAACAGCCAGTGGCCCCTCGCCACCTCGGCCCCCGACCTCTTCTGGGGCACGGCCCAGACCGTGCTGCTGCTGGTCAGCCTCTACCCCACGATCCTGCTGTCGCGCGCCTCGCGGCGGCTGGATCGGGCCGCGACGCGCAAGCTGGCCGTGATCGTCGCCATCCTGAACGCCATCTGCCTCGTCATCCGCGCCTTCGAGTTCCCGCACCTCAACACCCGCTGGGACCAGGACGCCTATGGCTCGGTCACCTGGGCGCTGATGCTGCTGCACACGGTCCACCTGATCACCGACTTCGTGGACACCGGCTTCCTGACCGTCTTCCTCTTCACGCACCCGGTGAGCAGCGAACGGCTCTCCGACGTGGACGACGACGCCGTCTACTGGAGCTTCGTGGTCGCCACCTGGCTGCCGATCTACCTTCTCGTCTACTGGGCGCCGAGGTGGGCCCCATGA
- a CDS encoding cytochrome c oxidase assembly protein, translated as MSARPALAHTASVEPHRWPGPEPWMLIPMLVAVGLHATGFLRLRRRSGPGRGELDRRGRLFAAGMIVLGGATLTPLHALGARSFTAHMVEHELIMLAAAPLLVLARPLGVLLWAFPAAARRGLAEVARNDAAAGAWRTITDPVLATVLQAAALWIWHLPSLFDLALRSEAWHAAQHLSFFIAALLFWQAMLSPRRSPWMAAALLFVTSMATGALGAFMALSESPWYGPYAALGLAAFGLTPSQDQQLAGVLMWAPGGLFHALIAVLLLAPALRNAPREAAHG; from the coding sequence GTGTCGGCCCGCCCGGCGCTGGCCCACACGGCGAGCGTGGAGCCACACCGCTGGCCGGGTCCCGAGCCCTGGATGCTGATCCCGATGCTGGTCGCCGTGGGGCTTCACGCGACGGGCTTCCTGCGCCTGCGCCGCCGCTCAGGGCCCGGTCGCGGCGAGCTCGACCGGCGCGGCCGTCTGTTCGCCGCGGGTATGATCGTGCTGGGTGGCGCGACCCTGACCCCGCTGCATGCGCTCGGCGCCCGTTCCTTCACGGCCCACATGGTCGAGCACGAGCTGATCATGCTCGCCGCCGCGCCCCTGCTCGTTCTCGCCCGGCCGCTGGGCGTGCTGCTCTGGGCCTTCCCGGCGGCGGCGCGCCGGGGCTTGGCCGAGGTCGCGCGCAACGATGCGGCCGCCGGAGCCTGGCGGACGATCACCGACCCGGTGCTCGCCACGGTGCTGCAGGCGGCGGCGCTGTGGATCTGGCACCTGCCCTCGCTGTTCGACCTGGCCCTCCGGTCGGAGGCCTGGCACGCGGCCCAGCACCTCAGTTTCTTCATCGCCGCCCTGCTCTTCTGGCAGGCCATGCTGTCGCCGCGCCGCAGCCCGTGGATGGCGGCGGCCCTGCTGTTCGTCACCTCCATGGCGACCGGCGCGCTCGGCGCCTTCATGGCGCTGTCGGAAAGCCCCTGGTATGGGCCCTACGCCGCCCTCGGCCTGGCCGCCTTCGGCCTGACGCCGAGCCAGGACCAGCAGCTGGCAGGCGTGCTGATGTGGGCGCCGGGCGGCCTGTTCCACGCCCTGATCGCGGTGCTGCTGCTGGCGCCGGCGCTGCGCAACGCGCCACGGGAGGCGGCCCATGGCTAG
- a CDS encoding c-type cytochrome yields the protein MARGPTLAGFAVLAVLIAGGGFVANQIDAHRRLDRKVHVLTGGDPAAGRDTLARLSCGGCHEIPGVHGAAGRVGPPLTHFAGRAFIGGRANNTPANLVRWIQDPHQFDPQSAMPPTGASDQQARDMAAYLYTLQ from the coding sequence ATGGCTAGGGGACCGACACTGGCCGGCTTCGCCGTGCTGGCGGTGCTGATCGCGGGAGGCGGCTTCGTCGCCAATCAGATCGACGCGCACCGCCGCCTCGACCGGAAGGTTCATGTGCTGACCGGCGGCGATCCCGCTGCGGGGCGCGATACGCTCGCCAGGCTGTCGTGCGGCGGCTGCCACGAGATTCCCGGCGTCCACGGCGCGGCCGGACGGGTCGGCCCGCCCCTGACCCATTTCGCGGGGCGCGCCTTCATCGGCGGGCGGGCGAACAATACGCCGGCGAACCTGGTCCGCTGGATCCAGGACCCGCACCAGTTCGACCCGCAGAGCGCCATGCCGCCCACCGGCGCCTCCGACCAGCAGGCGCGGGACATGGCGGCCTACCTTTACACCTTGCAGTAG
- a CDS encoding ATP-binding protein, with amino-acid sequence MSLIVTILGSVGAFVVFSRELSDRQITFLGDYVRERSSNVDSRFSKLTALHEAAAEELGRRMNRLSAADVDALAEDYFPLRPDGTRRSLDKWFDGAMNHGEYTYGMGALIAHADKLTPEQKKLLVASFELVSDFGQAARKDYDNFYFFQAPATRLVMYGPARPDRLMFYRHEAPADLDLTKEEIAYLTSPKEDPSRATRCTNLQHLVQDAHGEKLATACMTPAYVNGRYVGAFGSSIELTGFLLDAVKRPLPGASSLIVTQKGELIAYPGFIVPGKAADATVAGYEKTLGLRRLAAAIAKDGRRSGVITSPDGRQIVAFGRLEGPDWYMLLTYPKAEVAASAARSASWVLLLGAIACVLQTLLVVILAQRTIVWPVRKLAASCEPETFGAAERPDVADVERRPDEIGVLAKALRQEREKVEQVMSSLEDRVRDRTAQLERANAEKSRFLANMSHELRTPLNGVIAISETLARKQTTKKGRELAELIVSSGRLLERVLTDILDFSKIEAGEIKLARDEFDMTSLVAGIAELHRASAESKGLMFEWCVAEGAVGRFAGDTVRLTQVLSNLLSNAVKFTETGEVVLSVKPYGVGVCFEVSDTGIGFDAEVKKRLFRRFEQADASIRRRFGGTGLGLAISRSLIELMGGRIEVASKPGEGSTFTVHVPLERVEGESAAEAAQEPETIDIAGARVLLAEDHPTNQKVVQLILESVGVTPVIVENGALALDVLKTEPFDVVLMDMQMPELDGLSATSLLRAHEREIGGRRTPVIMLTANALDEHVKASLEAGADAHLSKPIRAMALIEAIMVAMISREDPQSGARVA; translated from the coding sequence ATGTCGTTGATCGTCACGATCCTCGGCAGCGTCGGCGCCTTCGTGGTCTTCAGCCGTGAGCTGTCCGACCGGCAGATCACCTTCCTCGGGGATTATGTCCGCGAACGCAGCAGCAATGTGGACAGCCGCTTCTCGAAGCTGACGGCCCTGCACGAGGCCGCGGCCGAGGAGCTCGGCCGGCGGATGAACCGGTTGAGCGCCGCCGATGTGGACGCGCTCGCCGAGGACTATTTCCCGCTCCGCCCCGACGGCACGCGCCGCAGTCTCGACAAGTGGTTCGACGGGGCGATGAACCATGGCGAATACACCTACGGCATGGGCGCGCTGATCGCCCACGCCGACAAGCTGACGCCGGAGCAGAAGAAGCTGCTGGTGGCCTCCTTCGAGCTGGTCTCCGACTTCGGCCAGGCGGCGCGCAAGGACTACGACAACTTCTACTTCTTCCAGGCGCCGGCGACCCGGCTGGTCATGTACGGTCCGGCGCGGCCCGACCGACTGATGTTCTACCGGCACGAGGCGCCGGCCGATCTCGACCTGACCAAGGAGGAGATCGCCTATCTCACCTCGCCGAAGGAGGATCCGTCCCGCGCGACCCGCTGCACGAACCTGCAGCACCTGGTCCAGGATGCGCACGGCGAGAAGCTCGCCACCGCCTGCATGACGCCCGCCTACGTGAACGGCCGCTACGTGGGTGCGTTCGGCTCCTCCATCGAGCTGACCGGCTTCCTGCTCGATGCGGTGAAGCGGCCGCTGCCGGGCGCCTCCAGCCTGATCGTCACCCAGAAGGGCGAGCTGATCGCCTATCCGGGTTTCATCGTCCCCGGAAAGGCCGCGGACGCCACCGTCGCGGGGTACGAGAAGACCCTGGGCCTCAGGCGCCTGGCCGCCGCCATCGCCAAGGACGGCCGCCGCTCCGGTGTCATCACCAGCCCCGATGGCCGCCAGATCGTCGCCTTCGGCCGCCTCGAAGGGCCCGACTGGTACATGCTGCTGACCTATCCCAAGGCCGAGGTCGCGGCCTCGGCGGCGCGGTCGGCTTCGTGGGTGCTGCTGCTCGGGGCGATCGCCTGTGTGCTGCAGACGCTTCTCGTGGTGATCCTCGCCCAGCGGACCATCGTCTGGCCGGTGCGCAAGCTGGCCGCCTCCTGCGAGCCGGAGACGTTCGGCGCGGCCGAGCGGCCCGACGTGGCCGACGTGGAGCGCCGGCCCGACGAGATCGGCGTCCTCGCCAAGGCGCTACGGCAGGAGCGCGAGAAGGTCGAGCAGGTCATGTCTTCGCTGGAGGACCGGGTTCGCGACCGCACCGCCCAGCTCGAACGGGCCAACGCCGAGAAGTCCCGTTTCCTCGCCAACATGAGCCACGAGCTGCGCACGCCGCTCAACGGGGTCATCGCCATCTCCGAGACCCTGGCCCGCAAGCAGACCACCAAGAAGGGACGAGAGCTCGCCGAGCTGATCGTCTCCTCGGGGCGGCTCCTGGAGCGGGTGCTCACCGACATCCTCGACTTCTCGAAGATCGAGGCCGGCGAGATCAAGCTGGCGCGCGACGAGTTCGACATGACCTCGCTGGTCGCCGGCATCGCCGAGCTGCACCGCGCCTCGGCCGAATCCAAGGGGCTGATGTTCGAGTGGTGTGTCGCGGAGGGGGCGGTCGGGCGCTTCGCCGGCGACACGGTCCGCCTCACCCAGGTGCTCTCGAACCTGCTCTCGAACGCGGTGAAATTCACCGAGACCGGCGAGGTGGTCCTGAGCGTGAAGCCCTACGGCGTTGGCGTCTGCTTCGAGGTGTCCGACACCGGCATAGGCTTCGACGCCGAGGTGAAGAAGCGCCTGTTCCGCCGCTTCGAGCAGGCCGACGCCTCGATCCGCCGCCGCTTCGGGGGCACTGGCCTCGGCCTGGCCATCAGCCGCTCGCTCATAGAGCTGATGGGCGGGCGTATCGAGGTTGCCTCCAAGCCGGGCGAGGGATCGACCTTCACCGTCCATGTGCCGCTGGAGCGCGTCGAGGGCGAGAGCGCGGCCGAGGCGGCCCAGGAGCCGGAGACCATCGACATCGCCGGGGCGCGGGTGCTGCTGGCCGAGGACCATCCGACCAACCAGAAGGTCGTGCAGCTCATCCTGGAGTCGGTCGGCGTCACGCCGGTCATCGTCGAGAACGGCGCCCTGGCGCTGGACGTCCTGAAGACCGAGCCCTTCGACGTGGTGCTGATGGACATGCAGATGCCGGAGCTCGACGGCCTGTCGGCCACCAGCCTCCTGCGGGCCCACGAACGGGAGATCGGCGGCCGCCGCACGCCGGTGATCATGCTCACGGCCAACGCCCTCGACGAGCACGTGAAGGCGAGCCTCGAGGCTGGTGCGGACGCCCACCTCTCCAAGCCCATCCGCGCCATGGCCCTGATCGAGGCGATCATGGTCGCCATGATCAGCCGCGAGGATCCTCAGAGCGGCGCGCGGGTGGCCTGA
- a CDS encoding NAD(P)/FAD-dependent oxidoreductase, with protein MHDCVVVGAGPAGLTAAIYLGRFRRDVLVVDAGSSRAARIPLSRNHPGFPDGVRGRDLLARMRLQAEKYGARFRDGRVERLAREGEDFRLDLAGEEIRARTVLIATGLIDIEPAIPGVQEAVAKGLIRICPICDGYETIGQRVGVIGADAHSAREAMFITTYTPKVALIHVGAPQDLPAEAREELGFAGVELIETPIESVVLDRERIAAVCFGPGRREVFDSLYAALGVLPRNQLAVAAGAQLDESGRLVVGEHQETSIPGLYAAGDVVRGLNQISTAEGEGAIAATRIHNSLREAERHRRG; from the coding sequence ATGCACGATTGCGTAGTGGTGGGCGCCGGGCCTGCCGGACTGACCGCGGCCATCTATCTGGGCCGCTTCCGGCGCGACGTCCTGGTGGTGGACGCCGGCTCCAGCCGGGCGGCGCGGATCCCCTTGAGCCGCAATCACCCCGGATTTCCCGACGGCGTGCGCGGCCGCGACCTCCTCGCCCGCATGCGGCTGCAGGCCGAGAAGTACGGCGCGCGCTTCCGCGACGGCCGCGTCGAACGGCTCGCGCGCGAGGGCGAGGATTTCCGCCTCGACCTCGCCGGCGAGGAAATCCGGGCCCGCACCGTCCTCATCGCTACCGGCCTGATCGACATCGAGCCGGCCATCCCGGGGGTGCAGGAGGCGGTCGCTAAGGGCCTGATCCGCATCTGCCCGATCTGCGACGGCTACGAGACCATCGGCCAGAGGGTGGGGGTCATCGGCGCCGACGCCCACTCCGCCCGCGAGGCGATGTTCATCACGACCTACACGCCGAAGGTCGCCCTGATCCATGTTGGGGCGCCCCAGGACCTGCCGGCAGAGGCGCGCGAGGAGCTCGGGTTCGCAGGCGTCGAGCTGATCGAGACACCCATCGAGAGCGTGGTCCTGGATCGCGAACGGATCGCCGCGGTCTGCTTCGGGCCTGGCCGAAGAGAGGTGTTCGACAGCCTCTATGCGGCGCTTGGCGTACTGCCCCGGAACCAGCTGGCGGTCGCGGCCGGCGCGCAGCTCGACGAAAGCGGCCGGCTGGTGGTCGGCGAGCACCAGGAGACATCCATCCCGGGCCTGTACGCCGCCGGCGACGTGGTGCGCGGGTTGAATCAGATCTCCACGGCCGAAGGGGAAGGCGCCATCGCGGCCACCCGCATCCATAACAGCCTGCGCGAGGCCGAGCGTCACCGCCGGGGGTGA
- a CDS encoding 3-deoxy-7-phosphoheptulonate synthase: protein MTRPTEDLRIRQLDVLSPPSQVIGELPSTSRISDVVTDARQSVHRILQGEDDRLVVVIGPCSIHDPAAAMEYARRLAPERRRHAGDLEVVMRVYFEKPRTTVGWKGLINDPDMDGGFKINEGLRRARRLLLEVNALELPAACEFLDVMTPQYLADLVAWGAIGARTTESQIHREMASGLSCPVGFKNGTAGDVKVAVDAVLAASSPHHFLAVTKEGRAAVAATTGNPDAHIVLRGGKRPNYDATSIAAAAVELRKAGLPERVMIDVSHANSGKDHRNQPPVTLEVAAQVAAGETAIMGVMIESHLVAGRQDHVPGRPLTYGQSVTDACIDWESSVTLLDKLAAAVRARRRARTGETAPAPEPVR from the coding sequence ATGACCCGCCCGACCGAAGACCTCCGCATCCGCCAGCTCGACGTGCTCTCGCCGCCCTCGCAGGTGATCGGCGAGTTGCCGTCCACCTCGCGCATCTCCGACGTGGTGACCGACGCGCGTCAGTCCGTGCACCGCATCCTGCAGGGCGAGGACGACCGCTTGGTGGTGGTCATCGGTCCGTGCTCGATCCACGATCCGGCCGCGGCCATGGAGTACGCCCGCCGGCTGGCGCCGGAGCGGCGGCGTCACGCCGGTGATCTCGAGGTCGTCATGCGGGTCTACTTCGAGAAGCCGCGCACCACCGTCGGCTGGAAGGGTCTGATCAACGACCCGGACATGGACGGCGGTTTCAAGATCAACGAGGGGCTGCGCCGCGCCCGGCGGCTGCTGCTGGAGGTCAATGCGCTCGAGCTGCCGGCCGCCTGCGAATTCCTGGACGTGATGACGCCGCAGTACCTGGCGGACCTGGTGGCCTGGGGCGCGATCGGGGCGCGCACCACCGAGAGCCAGATCCACCGCGAGATGGCCTCCGGCCTCTCCTGCCCCGTCGGCTTCAAGAATGGCACGGCGGGCGATGTGAAGGTCGCGGTCGACGCGGTGCTCGCCGCGTCCAGCCCGCATCATTTCCTGGCCGTGACCAAGGAGGGGCGCGCGGCCGTCGCGGCCACCACCGGCAACCCGGACGCCCACATCGTGCTGCGCGGCGGCAAGCGGCCGAACTACGACGCCACCAGCATCGCCGCCGCCGCCGTGGAGCTGCGCAAGGCGGGCCTGCCCGAGCGGGTGATGATCGACGTCAGCCATGCCAACAGCGGCAAGGACCACCGCAACCAGCCGCCGGTCACGCTGGAGGTCGCCGCCCAGGTGGCCGCGGGGGAAACCGCCATCATGGGCGTGATGATCGAGAGTCATCTCGTCGCCGGCCGCCAGGACCACGTCCCGGGGCGGCCGCTGACCTACGGCCAGTCGGTTACCGACGCCTGCATCGACTGGGAGTCGTCGGTGACCCTGCTCGACAAGCTGGCGGCGGCGGTGCGGGCCCGGCGGCGCGCCCGCACCGGCGAAACCGCCCCTGCGCCGGAGCCGGTGCGCTAG
- a CDS encoding Lrp/AsnC family transcriptional regulator — translation MDDLDQHLLARLRENARAPVAELARALGLSRTTVQSRLARLERSGVIAGYSVKLSEAETARQIHAYVMLTVEPKQAAAVIQALRRLPGVRTLQSVSGPFDMIAEVEAPSVAEMDGLIDEIGAVKGVERTNSSIVLSTKFDR, via the coding sequence ATGGACGACCTCGACCAGCACCTGCTCGCCCGGCTGCGCGAGAACGCCCGCGCCCCGGTGGCCGAACTCGCCCGCGCGCTCGGCCTGTCGCGCACCACCGTGCAGAGCCGGCTGGCGCGGCTGGAGCGCAGCGGTGTGATAGCCGGCTATTCGGTGAAGCTCTCCGAGGCCGAGACCGCCCGGCAGATCCACGCCTACGTCATGCTGACGGTGGAGCCGAAACAGGCCGCCGCGGTGATCCAGGCGCTGCGCCGCCTGCCCGGGGTGCGCACCCTGCAGTCGGTCAGCGGCCCCTTCGACATGATCGCCGAGGTCGAGGCGCCGTCGGTCGCCGAGATGGACGGCCTTATCGACGAGATCGGTGCGGTGAAAGGCGTGGAGCGCACGAACTCCTCGATCGTGCTCTCCACCAAGTTCGATCGCTAG